The nucleotide window ATAATGGGGCTGGATCGCGAGGGTGCCCGCGGCGTACCAAAGCAGGAGCAGGCCCGTGCCCCAGCGCAGCCAGCCGATCCCCGTCTTCCAGCATTGGGCGACCGCGACTCCGCCGACCACGCAGCAGAGAGGGTTGATGGGAAGGATATGCCGGATGCCGATCTGAAAATGCGAAAAACAGGTGGCCGTCATCCAAAGCGCGGCGGGCGCCAGGACGAAGGCGAGGAACTCGCCGCGCGCCGCGGGCTCCGTCTTTTTCGCGGCCAAGCCCAGGATGGCCGCGGCCATGAGCAGAAGATGGGGCAGGGGGGTCTTCATCAGGAACGCGACGGGGAAATAGTACCACCACCCCCGGGCGGAGGTCTCCCCGAAAAGATAGCAGATGCGGCCGGCCCCTCCGCCGACGATGGAAAGGGTCGCGCGCAAGGCGTGCGCCCACAGCGGGATCTGGCGCGGCCCATAGACCAAGGTGACGGCGACGGCCGCCCCCAGCAGAGCGAAGAGCCACTCCGCGACCAAGCCCTTGGAGAAGACCGGCCGGCCCATGCGGTGACTGTGGATCGCTGCGCAGAAAGGCATGATGGGCAGCAGGATCACCGCGCTGTGCTTCGACGTCAAGGCCAATCCCACTAGGAACCCGGTCAGGAGGAACATCGCTCCGCGCCCGTGTTCGCGCTTGGCTGCCCTGGCCAGCGAGTAAAGGGACAGGAAGACGAAGAACGAGGCGGTGAAATCGGCGGCGATCAGAGGCGCGTTGGCGAGGATGCTGGGGCTGAAAGCATAAAGCGACAACGCCCCCAATCCGCAATAGTCGCCCCCCAGCTCCCGCGCCCAGCGGAACACGAGCCAGCCCAGCAGCGGGCTGAGGACGAGGAATATGAAGAGCCGGGAGGTGTGCAGAAGCCTCTCGGCGGGCACGCGATTCCGGTAGAGAAAAAGTTCCCCGTAGTTGTAGTGGCTCTTGCCGAGGTAGGCTTCGTCCTTGAGAAACGGGTCCGGATCCAGGAACAGCAGGGGGAAGGAAGCGATCAGAAACGGGAGAGGCGTGTTCAGGGTGTCGTCTATGGTCAATCTTCCCGACTTCCAGAACGAGTAGCCGGAGGCCATATGCACCGCCTCGTCGTAGGTCTGGGAGGCGGAGAAGATCGCGTGCGTGCCGAGCGCGATGTGCGACGACAACAATAGTCCGGCGACCAGCAAGACGACCCCGCCTGTCCCCTGCCCTGCGGCCCGCTTATAGGGCATAGACCTGGACCCAGGAAAGGTCGTTCGGATCGCTGTCGTGTCTGTCGTCGAAGATGAGTCGCGCGTGCTTTGCCAACAGCGCCTCGTAGGCGCTGCGCCCGCTGGAGCTCATGGACTGGATCATCTCGTAATAGCGTGGAGCGGCCCGATTGACGAGGAGGTGCGATATCCCTCCAACCTTGAGCTTCTCCAGCAGGGCCGCTCCATCGCTGGCGGAGTCAGCCCAGCCGATGATGGGATTCACGTCAAAGACAGATGCGGTGATGAATCGTCGTTCGCTGTAGAAGCCCCGTTCCTCGCCCAGGAACAGCACCTTGGAGTCAACCGGCGTGTTGGCATTGATATATTTTGTTCCGGCATAATACGGCCGCAAATAGGAATGGTGCGGATGTGATAGATAGGAATCTCTACCGGAGAATCTGAAGGCGACGCTCCATAAGCCTTGCGCATACCATACGAAGACAGCTCCACCGAGAGTGAGGATGAGGGTGCCATAGACGGCTCCTATGGTGAAGTATCTCAGGAATCTCGGGAATTCGGGGAGGAAGACCGCTTCCGCCGAGAGGACGGCAAGGACGGGTAGCGCGGGCAGCAGGAACCTCGGCATCCGCGTATGCAGGGCCCAGGCCAGCCAGATCCCCACCATTATGAGCATCATGGACCGTCGCCTGGCGGGCTCTGGTCGCGCCAGGAATACCCAGGGCAGGAGTATCTGAAAAGCGATCCCCGCCACATTGTCCAGCGGCCATGCCGGACTCCAGATGCCCGCAAAGAAGTCCTTGACCCCAGCCAAAGTCGTGAATGCCTGGACGAGATCCCGGGCGCCGGCGTCGGAAGCCAATCCCGCGGCGTTGACCGACAGATTGTTCCCCCATAAATGGTTCAGAAAGGGATAGATCGGATTGCCGTAAAAGACCGCATTCTTAAGGAACCAAGGACTCGCGGTCATGAGCGCGAGTCCCAGGAATACCCCCAATTCCATGCCCAGAGCGCGCCTCGTCTGCTGCCCCCGGATGCATCGGTAGATCAGGGGGATGGGCAGCATGAACATGTAGAGTCCGGCATTATATTTCGTGCTGACGCTCAGGCCGGCAAAGATTCCGGCCAGCGTGAGGAACTGATATCTGGAGTTCCCCGCCGGCCGCTCTTGCGCCTCCAACATCGCAAAGACCGCAAGCAGAGTATAGAACGCGCAGGCCAACTCCACTTTTGCGACCCCGCTCTCAAAGCAGACCATCGGCGCGCAGTAGAATAAAAGGGCGGCCAGGATCGCCGCGGACCGGCGCATGCGGCTGCGGCACCAGCAAAAGACCGCGCCCGCGGTCGCTATGCCGAATCCGCACTGGATGAGCTTGGCCAAACGCTCGTCGGCAAGCCCCAAGCCCAGGCCATAGAGCATCTCGGTGCCGAAGGGGATCCCGGAGTAGAGCATCGTGGGCGTGGGCACGATGCGGTGAGCGAGCAGGTAGAGTTTGGGCAGGGCCAGGTGATAAACGAGGGAGTCGTAGTAGAACTCCGGACCGAGAGCGGCTGAAAGATTCACCACCAAGTAGCTGCCCAATAGTCCGCACGCGATGATATCCCAGCCGGAGAACCCCGCGAATACTCCGCGGAGGTCCGCGCGCTGCGACCACGCCAAGATGTTCTGCCTATGCCAGATGAGTCCCGCGGCTATCGGCAATGCGACCAGCAGCTTCATCGTCACAGGGAACCACAAGCCCGCCAAACCCAAAAACAAGAGCAGATGGGAATATATCCCCAATCCGAGGCCCAGCGCCCGGAAAAGATATCCTTCGGTCCGATGCGCAAGCTTCAGAGCGCGCAGACCGAGGTCGCCAAGAACGAGCGCTCCGGCGAAGATGGCGAGGATCCAAAGCCCACAGCTCAGATTATCCTGTGCGGCGTTCCAAGAGACATGGCTGAGCAATTTGAACGGGACTGACAGGTTGAGGAGCTGCGGCTTGAAGCCCTTGGTATAGAACGAATATATATAGCCGTGGGACCAGGTCAGGATCCAGCAATACCAGATCGTTATCAATGTCCCGACGATAATGGCTGATGACGGCGCCTGGGCCTGGTTTTGAGCGATCGACTGCTGCCTGGATCTCGGCTTCATCAGGAGTACGCACACATTGTATCACAGCGGCCCGACGGGATTTTGCTATCATGGCGTTTGTCAGGCGACGATAGCCCAATTTAAGGAGAACATGTGCGGAATAGGTATCTTCATGCCGTTCTCATCCGCCGCGCCTGGCTGGCCGGCGCGCTGCTCGCTCTCCCCATCAGCCTGGCCGCGCAGGAGGCGGCCAAGGGCCCCTGGACCCCGGCCGCCGGCATCAGCGTCAAGGAGTATCGCGACGACAACGTCTTGCTCCAGGACCAGGGGGACCAGGCCCGCCGCAAGTCCTGGGTCACGGATGTCACCCCCAGCCTGGGCGTGACCTACCAGGATACGCGCGCGTTCAAGGCCCTCTTCTCCTATGCGCCGGAGATCGCCCGATTCCACAGCCAACCCTCCGAGAACTACGCGGCCCACCGCGGCAGCCTGAACTTGAGCGGGGCGACCGATGCCGCATCCTGGGAAGTGCTCAACAGCGCGGTCTGGATCGACGGCAGCGATCAGGGGCCTTCGTTCACGGGCGGCGGAGATGTCCCGGCCATAGGCGGCATACCCATACGCGACCGCCGCAGGGCTCTGGTCCTGCGCAACGGCTTCAAAGCGACCCGGACCCTCGGCCGCTGGTTCGTCCGTCCCTTGTTCAATTCGTACGTGCACGACTTCCGGACCCGGCAATTCAGCTCCGTGGGCGTTCACACCGGCTATGAGAACTACATATCCCGCTACGAGTTGAGCGGAGGGGCCGACCTCGGATTCGAGGCCTTCGCCCAGACCCGGCTCTTCGCGGGCTATCGCGTGGGCCGGCAGCATCAAGGCGAACTCCTGGGCGCGGCCAGCCCCTACAGCAACGACTACCACCGGGTCCTGCTCGGCGCCGAAGGCTCGCCCGCCGGCTGGCTCAAGTTCAACTTGGCGGCCGGGCCGGACTTCCGCTATTTCGCGCCCGGCACCGCCGCCAATTTCGACCGCAGGAAGACCCTCTGGTACTACGACGCGTCTTTGACCTTGACCCCGGGCCTGGCCGACGTCGTGGCCTTGGCCGCCAAGCGCTATGCCCAGCCGGCCTTCTCCAGCCAGAGCCTGTACGAGGACGTGGTCTATGACCTCGACTGGAAGCACCGATTCTGCGATCAGCTGACGGCCGGCGCCGGGTTCAGGACCTATGCCGGCCTCTGGCTGCAGCCCGTGCAGCGCCGCGATTGGATATACACCGGAAGCCTCTCCGTGAGCTACAAGCCCCGCAAGGGCCTGGGCCTGGACCTGGCCTATTCCCACGACTCGGTCTCCAGCGCGGTGCCCAACACCAGCGGCCGCACGTTCATGCGCAACCTCGTGTCCCTCGAAGGCAGATACAGCTTCTGAGCCGCGGCGTTTTTGTTATCATTAGCCCTATCGCACCGGAGGCCGGATGAAAACGAGGACCATCAGGCGGGAGCTGCTGGGGATGGTGGCGATCCTGGTCGTCGTCCCCTTGCTGGCGACCATGTCGCTGCTCTACCTGCAGAAGAGGCACATCCAGCAGCTGGTCAAGGACAACGAGATGGGCCACATCGTCACCGGGATCCTCGACCTCTGCCAGGCCGGCGTCAACACCCCGGACGGCCAGGCCCGGGTGCGCCAGATCCTCCTCGCCAAGAAGCTGGGCTCCGGCTACGCCTACGTGCTGGGCGGGCACGGCGACAAGCGGGGCGTCTACATCGTCTCCAAGGACGGCGTCCGGGACGGCGAGAACATCTGGGAGTCCAAGGACCTCGGCGGGAACCACTTCATCCAGGACATCGTCAATTCGGCGCTCGAGGCGCCCCCGGGGAAGGTGATCAGGTCCCAGCGCTACCCGTGGAAGAACCCCGACGACAAGGCGATGCGCTACAAGCTGGCCTACGCCGCCTACTTCAAGCCCTGGGACTGGGTCGTGGGGCTGAGCCTCTACGAGGACGAATACGACATGGGCACGGTCAGGTCCCTCAACCAGACCGTGCTCCTGGTGCTGGTGGTGGGCGCCGTCATCGGCCTGGCGGCCATCTTCTGGGGGATGCGGGTCGCGGATTCGCTCTCGCGCCCCCTGTCCAACATCATCGCCATCGCCGGCGTCGTGGCCAAGGGCGACCTGGGCGCCGCGGACGTCCGGCTCCAGGCCGCGGCCAGGCTGCTGCCGGCCCGGGACGGCCGGGGCCCGGGCGCCGACGGCAACGGCTCCCGCAGCGAGATCGACCAGCTGACCTACTCGGTCTATGAGATGACCAACCGCCTCAAGTCCCTCATCGGCCAGTCGCAGTCGTCCATCGTCCAACTGCTCTCCACGGCCACGGAGATCGCCGCCACCGCCAAGCAGGAGGAGGCGACCATGAACGGCCTGGGCGCCTCGACCACCGAGATCGCGGCCTCGGTCAACCAGATCTCCGCCACCGCGCAGGAGCTGGTCAACACCATGAACCAGGTGACCTCCGTCTCCGAGGAGACCGCCGGGCTGGCCACCGAGGGCGGCAGCAGCCTGGGAGTGATGGAGGCCAGCATCCGGGACCTGGCCGACGCCACCAAGTCCATCTCGGCCAAGCTGGCCGAGATCAACGACAAGGCCAGCAACATCACGGCGGTGATGACCACCATCACCAAGATCGCGGACCAGACCAACCTCCTCTCGCTCAACGCCGCCATCGAGGCCGAGAAGGCGGGAGAGCACGGCCTGGGCTTCGGCGTGGTGGCCCGCGAGATCCGGCGCCTGGCGGACCAGACGGCCGTCTCCACCTTGGACATCGAGCACATGATCAAGGAGATGCAGTCCTCCGCATCCTCCGGGGTCATGGAGATGGACAAGTTCTCGGAGGTGATGAAGTCCGGCATCGCGCAGATCCAGGGCCTCGGCGGCCAGATGGCCCAGATCATCTCCCGCGTGGAGCGCCTGCAGCCGCAGTTCCAGATGGTCCGCGAGGGCATGCAGTCCCAGTCCAACGGGGCCAAGCAGATCAACGAGGCCATGGGCATGCTCACCGAGACCACGCACAACACCATGGAGTCCATCAAGGAGTTCAACCAGGCCGTCGCCGCGATGCACGCCGCGATGCAGGGTCTCAAGGACGAGATCTCCAAGTTCAAGATCGCCGCATGAGCGAGTCCACGCTGATCGCCTTCAGCCTGGCCGGGGAGCGCTACGGCATGGCCTGCCGCGAGGTGGCGGCGGTCCTGCCCTTGGCCCGGCTGAGCCCGGCCGCAGGGGCCGACGCCGCGCTGGCCGGGACCCTCGACTTCCACGGGACCGCGGTGCCGGTCGTGGACCTCGGCCGGCTGGTGACGGGGCGGCCCTGCGCCGACCACCTCAGCACCAGGATCCTGGTCGTGGACTGCGGCCGCGCGCGCGCCGGGCTCATGGTGGAGCGGGCCGACGAGACCTGCCGCGCCGACGTCCCGCCGGCCGCAGCGGCGGGCCCGAGGGTCTTCAAGGTGTCCCGGGACGGGAGCGGCAAGACCGCGGCCGCGGCCGTGCCGCTGGGACCGCTCCTGGACCGGGTGCTCCGGTCGCGCCTGACGGGGGCGGCGTCAGCTCATGGACCTGGCGATCTTCAATGACGTCCTGATGTCGCGGGCGGGGTTCGACCCCGACGCCATAGGCCCCGCCGTCATCCGGGCCGCGGTCGCGCGGCGGATGCTGAGCTGCGGCTGCCGCGACGAGCGCGCCTACCTCCTCAAGCTCCAGTCCGACCTCCGGGAGATGGAGGCCCTGATCCTGGCCCTCACCGTGCCGGAGACCTGGTTCTTCCGCGAGCGGGAATCCTTCGTCTGGCTCAAGACCTACCTGGAGACCGAATGGCTCCCCAGGCGCGGGGGGCAGGCCCTGCGCATCCTGAGCCTGCCTTGCTGCACGGGCGAGGAGCCCTATTCCATCTCCATGACCCTCCTGGACATGGGCTGGCGCGTGGACCGCTTCGTCATCGACGCCCTGGACATCAACCCGGATTTCCTGGAGAAGGCGCGCGGGCTGGAATACGAGGAGAACTCGTTCCGGGGCGAG belongs to Elusimicrobiota bacterium and includes:
- a CDS encoding chemotaxis protein CheW; protein product: MSESTLIAFSLAGERYGMACREVAAVLPLARLSPAAGADAALAGTLDFHGTAVPVVDLGRLVTGRPCADHLSTRILVVDCGRARAGLMVERADETCRADVPPAAAAGPRVFKVSRDGSGKTAAAAVPLGPLLDRVLRSRLTGAASAHGPGDLQ
- a CDS encoding phospholipid carrier-dependent glycosyltransferase, encoding MKLLVALPIAAGLIWHRQNILAWSQRADLRGVFAGFSGWDIIACGLLGSYLVVNLSAALGPEFYYDSLVYHLALPKLYLLAHRIVPTPTMLYSGIPFGTEMLYGLGLGLADERLAKLIQCGFGIATAGAVFCWCRSRMRRSAAILAALLFYCAPMVCFESGVAKVELACAFYTLLAVFAMLEAQERPAGNSRYQFLTLAGIFAGLSVSTKYNAGLYMFMLPIPLIYRCIRGQQTRRALGMELGVFLGLALMTASPWFLKNAVFYGNPIYPFLNHLWGNNLSVNAAGLASDAGARDLVQAFTTLAGVKDFFAGIWSPAWPLDNVAGIAFQILLPWVFLARPEPARRRSMMLIMVGIWLAWALHTRMPRFLLPALPVLAVLSAEAVFLPEFPRFLRYFTIGAVYGTLILTLGGAVFVWYAQGLWSVAFRFSGRDSYLSHPHHSYLRPYYAGTKYINANTPVDSKVLFLGEERGFYSERRFITASVFDVNPIIGWADSASDGAALLEKLKVGGISHLLVNRAAPRYYEMIQSMSSSGRSAYEALLAKHARLIFDDRHDSDPNDLSWVQVYAL
- a CDS encoding methyl-accepting chemotaxis protein, translating into MKTRTIRRELLGMVAILVVVPLLATMSLLYLQKRHIQQLVKDNEMGHIVTGILDLCQAGVNTPDGQARVRQILLAKKLGSGYAYVLGGHGDKRGVYIVSKDGVRDGENIWESKDLGGNHFIQDIVNSALEAPPGKVIRSQRYPWKNPDDKAMRYKLAYAAYFKPWDWVVGLSLYEDEYDMGTVRSLNQTVLLVLVVGAVIGLAAIFWGMRVADSLSRPLSNIIAIAGVVAKGDLGAADVRLQAAARLLPARDGRGPGADGNGSRSEIDQLTYSVYEMTNRLKSLIGQSQSSIVQLLSTATEIAATAKQEEATMNGLGASTTEIAASVNQISATAQELVNTMNQVTSVSEETAGLATEGGSSLGVMEASIRDLADATKSISAKLAEINDKASNITAVMTTITKIADQTNLLSLNAAIEAEKAGEHGLGFGVVAREIRRLADQTAVSTLDIEHMIKEMQSSASSGVMEMDKFSEVMKSGIAQIQGLGGQMAQIISRVERLQPQFQMVREGMQSQSNGAKQINEAMGMLTETTHNTMESIKEFNQAVAAMHAAMQGLKDEISKFKIAA
- a CDS encoding glycosyltransferase family 39 protein, with amino-acid sequence MPYKRAAGQGTGGVVLLVAGLLLSSHIALGTHAIFSASQTYDEAVHMASGYSFWKSGRLTIDDTLNTPLPFLIASFPLLFLDPDPFLKDEAYLGKSHYNYGELFLYRNRVPAERLLHTSRLFIFLVLSPLLGWLVFRWARELGGDYCGLGALSLYAFSPSILANAPLIAADFTASFFVFLSLYSLARAAKREHGRGAMFLLTGFLVGLALTSKHSAVILLPIMPFCAAIHSHRMGRPVFSKGLVAEWLFALLGAAVAVTLVYGPRQIPLWAHALRATLSIVGGGAGRICYLFGETSARGWWYYFPVAFLMKTPLPHLLLMAAAILGLAAKKTEPAARGEFLAFVLAPAALWMTATCFSHFQIGIRHILPINPLCCVVGGVAVAQCWKTGIGWLRWGTGLLLLWYAAGTLAIQPHYLAYFNEAAGGPKEGYKLLTDSNQDWGQELKALGRLLKEEGNPPIYLSYFGTADPHFYGIRYVPLLFFCEFPRDGDAVEPFRSRRILVAVSGTNLSAAYINDKQVWSWLKDYTPYKVLGYSLAVYDFTEQPDALLHVAEILARQGQRERTLALTRWLQQAQRP